The Mucilaginibacter terrenus genome has a segment encoding these proteins:
- a CDS encoding ABC transporter permease: MFKNYLKITWRNLLKSKGFTAINIAGLAVGMASAALILFWVQNEVSYDRFHDNKDRLYQMYNRSVFDGKLWCWGTTPKVMMKTLKQEYPQVEQAARTTNANFLFTIGNKHLNLPGNFTDPDFLTMFSFPLVKGNPKTALNDMKSVVITEKTAKKLFGDEDAMGKTIKIDSVDYFTVTGVMKDLPNNTRFDFEYLMPWSYLEKTNKFVDKNWGNNSVQTWAMLKPGVTEAYANKLVKNITRSHSEIKDIDVFMHPALKWRLYSKFENGKIVGGRIETVNLFSIIAGFILLIACINFMNLSTARSEKRAKEVGIRKVVGAGKSSLIAQFLGESIMIAFFAGILALIVIQLSMSGFNHLTEKQLFIPYQSGTFWLIFIAFIVFTGVLSGSYPALYLSSFAPVKVLKGTFKAANAALSPRKVLVVTQFTFAIVLIISTIIVREQLEYAQNRDTGYKKNNLVYSFMSGNIEKNYSLIKNELLTSGAASAVSKTSAPMTEGWSDTWDYTWDGKQEGAKIDFNVFNTDGEFTKTMGLKIVDGRDIDINKYPSDSSAIMLNQAAVKVMGFKNPVGQIVRNSNNAKLTVVGVVKDFILQSPYEPVKAMVIQGPKAWFNVVHYKLNDKNTTAQNLKLAEGIFKKYNSEYPFDYHFVDEEYSKKFQDEQRTGVLATLFAGLTIFISCLGLFGLATYMAQNRIKEIGVRKVLGATVTGITSMLSQDFLKLVGIAFIIATPLAWYGMHTWLQGYSYRVNISFWVFATAAFVTTLLSIITVSFQAVKAALANPVKSLRSE, translated from the coding sequence ATGTTTAAGAATTACTTGAAAATAACCTGGCGTAACCTGTTAAAGAGCAAAGGTTTTACAGCAATTAATATTGCCGGACTGGCAGTTGGCATGGCCAGCGCTGCACTAATATTGTTCTGGGTACAAAACGAGGTGAGTTACGATCGTTTCCACGATAATAAAGATCGCCTTTACCAGATGTACAACAGGTCGGTTTTTGATGGTAAACTTTGGTGCTGGGGTACTACGCCTAAAGTGATGATGAAAACCTTGAAACAGGAGTATCCGCAGGTAGAACAAGCTGCGCGCACCACTAATGCCAATTTTCTTTTCACTATCGGCAATAAGCACCTGAATCTCCCCGGTAACTTTACTGATCCGGACTTCCTGACCATGTTCAGCTTTCCATTAGTTAAGGGTAATCCTAAAACCGCGCTTAACGATATGAAAAGTGTTGTTATCACCGAGAAAACAGCAAAAAAGTTGTTTGGTGATGAAGACGCCATGGGCAAAACCATCAAAATAGACAGCGTTGATTACTTTACGGTAACAGGCGTAATGAAAGACCTGCCCAACAACACACGTTTTGATTTTGAGTACCTGATGCCGTGGTCATACCTGGAGAAGACCAACAAGTTTGTAGATAAGAACTGGGGGAATAACTCTGTACAAACATGGGCTATGCTTAAACCAGGTGTAACAGAAGCTTACGCCAACAAACTTGTAAAGAATATTACCCGCTCACACTCCGAAATAAAAGATATTGACGTGTTTATGCACCCGGCCCTTAAATGGCGGTTGTATTCCAAATTTGAGAACGGCAAAATAGTGGGCGGCAGGATAGAGACCGTAAACCTGTTTAGCATTATAGCAGGTTTTATATTGTTAATAGCCTGTATAAACTTCATGAACCTGAGCACCGCTCGCAGCGAAAAGCGCGCTAAAGAGGTGGGTATCCGCAAGGTAGTCGGCGCAGGTAAGAGCAGCCTTATCGCGCAGTTTTTGGGTGAGTCTATCATGATCGCGTTTTTCGCGGGCATACTAGCGCTGATCGTCATCCAGCTTTCCATGTCGGGCTTTAATCACCTTACAGAAAAGCAATTGTTTATACCTTATCAGAGCGGTACATTTTGGTTAATATTTATTGCTTTTATAGTATTCACAGGTGTATTATCGGGCAGTTACCCGGCCTTGTACCTTTCTTCCTTTGCACCGGTAAAGGTTTTAAAAGGAACCTTTAAAGCTGCCAATGCCGCGCTATCTCCGAGAAAAGTATTGGTTGTTACGCAATTCACTTTTGCTATTGTACTTATCATCTCCACTATAATTGTTCGGGAGCAACTGGAATATGCGCAGAACCGCGATACAGGTTACAAAAAGAACAATCTTGTTTACAGCTTTATGTCAGGTAATATTGAGAAGAATTACTCACTCATTAAGAATGAACTGCTAACAAGTGGTGCAGCTTCTGCAGTGTCTAAAACCAGCGCGCCCATGACGGAGGGCTGGAGCGATACCTGGGATTATACCTGGGACGGTAAGCAAGAGGGCGCTAAGATTGATTTTAACGTTTTTAACACCGACGGTGAATTCACCAAAACCATGGGCCTCAAGATTGTTGATGGCCGGGATATCGACATCAATAAATATCCTTCAGACTCATCGGCCATTATGCTTAACCAGGCAGCTGTTAAAGTAATGGGATTCAAGAACCCGGTTGGACAAATTGTGCGTAATAGTAATAACGCAAAGCTTACTGTAGTTGGGGTGGTTAAAGACTTCATCCTGCAATCTCCTTACGAGCCGGTAAAAGCAATGGTGATACAGGGACCTAAAGCCTGGTTTAACGTAGTTCATTACAAGCTTAACGATAAGAACACCACTGCCCAGAACCTGAAACTTGCAGAAGGCATATTCAAGAAATACAATTCAGAATATCCGTTCGATTACCATTTTGTTGACGAAGAATACAGCAAAAAGTTCCAGGATGAGCAGCGTACCGGCGTTTTAGCAACGCTTTTTGCCGGCCTTACCATCTTTATATCTTGCCTTGGTTTGTTTGGCCTCGCCACTTATATGGCACAAAACCGCATTAAAGAAATTGGGGTGCGTAAAGTACTTGGGGCAACGGTTACGGGCATAACCTCTATGCTGTCGCAAGACTTCTTAAAGCTGGTTGGCATAGCGTTCATAATTGCGACACCATTAGCCTGGTATGGCATGCACACCTGGTTACAAGGTTATTCTTACCGGGTCAATATCAGTTTCTGGGTATTTGCAACTGCGGCATTCGTTACAACGTTGCTATCTATAATTACAGTTAGTTTCCAGGCAGTTAAAGCCGCGTTGGCCAACCCAGTGAAAAGTTTACGCAGTGAATAG
- a CDS encoding ABC transporter permease: MIKNYFKIAWRNLIRNKGFSATNILGLTIGMVCTIFIFLWVKDELSFDKANENYNNIHQVMATRDFKNNVFTDPNMVFPLAKALENGNPQILKTVVTSHQESHLAQYNNTKLKKDLYQVSDQFFNVFTYKFIKGNKATSLSDPKAMVITEAAAKAFFGSDDPIGKVIKLDNQENHTVVAVVADMPTNSTFKFDFILPYDFSSKQAQDQMKEWTNSSWSVFVQTTPGADISAVDKYINDVKHQHDVHDQISTYFTFPMSKWHLYSEFKDGKNVGGMIEYVRLFTVIAIIILLIACVNFMNLSTARSEKRAKEVGIRKTLGSDKKQLITQFFFESIILALIAFVLAIGFVFLLMPSFNTLVNKQLHLSLFEPYFLIGALLIILFTGVVAGSYPALYLSSFNPVKVLKGTFAAGKSAVLPRRILVVGQFVMSILLISATIIVYQQIQHIKDRKIGYDPNNLITVPSSGDVSKNYAAIKQELLNTGMISSVTRTFSPMTEIWWKSPSPDYDGKPADASIIFAGMSVDADFTKTVGTKVLQGRDFNAMPGDSAVMLLNKAAVDAMHLKNPVGMVMRYGPKKYTVAGVIDNIVMASPFDPVDPLMVYYNPQNTNVINIRLKGTAQPQLAVEAMEGIFKKFDPQSIFEYQFMDQEFGKKFVTEELISRITNIFAGLAIFICCIGLAGLASFTIEKRFREIGVRKVLGASVQQLLMLISTEFLKLVAIAFFIAVPLTWWFMSDWLDKYSYHISISIWLFAAVGALILLLTLVVVSLNTMKAALANPVKSLRSE; this comes from the coding sequence ATGATTAAAAACTATTTTAAAATAGCCTGGAGGAACCTCATCAGGAACAAAGGTTTCTCCGCCACCAACATTTTGGGCTTAACCATTGGCATGGTGTGCACCATCTTCATCTTCTTATGGGTAAAGGATGAACTTTCGTTTGACAAAGCGAACGAGAACTACAACAACATTCATCAGGTGATGGCCACACGGGATTTTAAGAACAATGTTTTTACAGATCCTAACATGGTGTTCCCGCTGGCTAAAGCGCTGGAGAACGGTAATCCGCAGATCTTAAAAACGGTGGTAACCTCACACCAGGAATCACACCTGGCACAATACAACAACACCAAGCTTAAAAAAGATTTATACCAGGTAAGCGATCAATTCTTTAATGTATTCACCTACAAATTCATTAAAGGTAACAAGGCAACTTCGTTAAGCGACCCTAAAGCAATGGTGATAACCGAAGCTGCAGCAAAAGCATTTTTTGGGAGCGATGATCCTATAGGTAAGGTGATTAAACTGGATAACCAGGAAAATCACACAGTAGTTGCTGTTGTAGCAGATATGCCCACAAACTCCACTTTCAAGTTTGATTTCATCCTGCCTTATGATTTTTCATCAAAACAGGCACAAGATCAAATGAAGGAATGGACAAACTCATCATGGAGTGTTTTTGTACAAACCACCCCAGGTGCTGACATATCTGCGGTTGACAAATATATTAATGACGTTAAACATCAACACGACGTACACGATCAGATTAGTACCTACTTCACATTCCCGATGAGCAAGTGGCATTTGTACAGCGAGTTTAAAGATGGCAAAAACGTAGGGGGGATGATAGAGTATGTGCGGTTATTTACTGTTATAGCTATTATTATATTGCTGATCGCTTGCGTCAACTTTATGAACCTGAGCACCGCGCGTTCAGAAAAACGTGCTAAGGAAGTTGGTATAAGGAAAACCCTGGGGTCCGACAAAAAGCAGCTTATCACGCAATTCTTTTTCGAGTCTATTATATTAGCGCTTATTGCATTTGTGTTGGCTATAGGTTTCGTGTTCCTGCTTATGCCGTCGTTTAATACGTTGGTTAATAAACAGCTTCATTTAAGTTTGTTCGAGCCTTACTTCCTTATCGGTGCACTGCTGATCATCCTGTTCACCGGTGTTGTTGCAGGCAGTTATCCGGCCTTATACCTGTCGTCGTTTAATCCTGTTAAAGTATTGAAAGGAACGTTCGCTGCGGGTAAAAGCGCTGTGCTGCCACGGCGTATACTGGTGGTTGGGCAATTCGTGATGTCTATACTGCTAATTTCCGCAACCATTATCGTTTACCAGCAAATTCAGCACATTAAAGACCGCAAAATAGGATACGATCCTAATAATCTTATTACGGTACCTTCTTCGGGCGATGTGAGCAAAAACTACGCTGCTATTAAACAAGAGCTGTTAAATACAGGCATGATCAGTTCAGTAACCCGTACGTTCTCACCAATGACGGAGATCTGGTGGAAATCCCCATCACCCGATTACGATGGAAAACCGGCCGATGCCAGTATAATATTCGCCGGGATGTCTGTAGATGCGGACTTTACCAAAACGGTGGGAACTAAAGTACTACAGGGCCGCGACTTTAATGCAATGCCGGGCGACTCGGCTGTAATGTTACTCAATAAGGCGGCTGTAGATGCCATGCATCTGAAGAACCCTGTAGGCATGGTAATGCGTTACGGTCCAAAAAAATACACTGTTGCGGGGGTAATAGACAATATAGTAATGGCATCTCCATTCGATCCGGTTGACCCGCTAATGGTATACTACAACCCGCAAAATACAAACGTGATTAATATACGCCTCAAGGGCACTGCTCAGCCTCAGCTGGCTGTAGAGGCTATGGAAGGTATCTTCAAAAAGTTTGACCCCCAGAGCATATTCGAGTACCAGTTCATGGATCAGGAATTTGGCAAAAAGTTCGTAACCGAAGAACTGATTAGTCGTATCACCAACATTTTTGCTGGCCTCGCCATATTCATCTGCTGTATTGGCCTGGCAGGGTTGGCATCGTTCACCATAGAAAAACGTTTCCGCGAAATTGGGGTACGGAAGGTTCTTGGCGCATCCGTGCAGCAGTTGCTGATGCTGATATCAACAGAGTTCCTGAAGCTGGTAGCGATTGCGTTTTTTATTGCCGTGCCGCTTACCTGGTGGTTCATGAGCGATTGGCTGGATAAGTATAGTTACCACATCAGCATCAGCATTTGGCTGTTTGCCGCTGTAGGTGCACTGATACTGTTGCTAACACTTGTTGTAGTGAGCCTCAACACCATGAAGGCAGCATTAGCAAACCCGGTGAAAAGTTTAAGAAGCGAGTAA
- a CDS encoding ABC transporter permease — MIRNYFKTAWRNILSNKFYAAINVTGLTVGLVVGLFMLLWVQDELSFDRFNKQSDNIYKVAIEAGTGLSKQIFNNIIAPVAPFAKNEIPEVKDAMRISTFGGAPLSYKDKVFVEDNACFTDPSYFSMLDFPLLQGNKNNPFPDINSVVISQKTARKLFGDEDAVGKTITAGKDELLKVTGVIPDYPENSSFKFDVLLPMARYNYFAYIKNSTSYDGKTRVATMDADWSQFAFQTYLLVKPNTNVELLKKRLQAVHERQKPEDAPVPYLAQQLPAMHLYKADGSDAGFSTVRTFAIVALMILVIACINYVNLSTARSMLRAKEVSMRKIIGANKFQLFMQFMAETALLFIIAAVFAFALMYLLLPQFNSFSGKQITFSLSNYNVWLCIAATLAGTLAASSIYPALLLSSFEPLKALKGKISASIGNVAFRRVLVVIQFSVSVILIIGTIIIGRQLNFMLNKDLGYNRENTLTFNMNDDMHSNFNSIKNELLKDASITAVTRASRSVLTGGPSTGDNDWDGKPKGDNLWFNQLHADENFIKFFNLKIKEGAGFTGTVADSSHFLVNETAVKEMGLHEPVVGKRLRIQTVNGTIIGVVKDFHFASLHQTIEPMVFQYKPESCWRIYIKTTNKNAQRAVQATQKQWTTYHSNGIPFNYAFLDDSVKKLYSDDERQSELFNIFSAIAIVISCLGLFGLATYSAQVKTREIGIRKVLGASISRIIALLATEFMVLITIAILIAVPIAWYAMNHWLQDFAYKISIGWSAFLIAGFGATAIALTTISIQSVKAALANPVKSLKEE; from the coding sequence ATGATACGTAACTATTTCAAAACAGCATGGCGCAACATTCTTAGCAATAAGTTCTACGCCGCAATTAATGTTACCGGCCTAACTGTAGGGTTGGTAGTCGGCTTGTTTATGCTGCTGTGGGTGCAGGATGAGCTGAGCTTTGACAGGTTCAATAAGCAGTCTGATAACATTTACAAAGTGGCTATCGAAGCCGGTACAGGCTTAAGCAAACAGATATTCAATAACATCATAGCACCGGTAGCACCATTTGCTAAAAACGAGATACCTGAGGTAAAGGACGCCATGCGCATTAGTACGTTTGGTGGGGCTCCCCTAAGCTACAAGGACAAGGTTTTTGTTGAAGACAATGCATGTTTTACTGATCCATCATATTTCAGTATGCTAGATTTTCCGTTGCTCCAAGGAAATAAAAATAATCCTTTCCCGGATATCAACTCAGTGGTGATCTCCCAAAAAACGGCCCGTAAACTATTTGGTGATGAGGATGCGGTAGGGAAGACGATAACGGCCGGTAAAGATGAACTTTTAAAAGTTACCGGTGTCATTCCTGATTATCCTGAAAACTCCAGCTTTAAATTTGATGTGTTATTACCTATGGCAAGGTATAATTACTTCGCCTATATAAAGAACAGCACCAGTTACGATGGAAAAACACGGGTAGCAACTATGGATGCTGACTGGAGCCAGTTTGCTTTTCAGACCTACCTGCTTGTAAAGCCTAATACAAATGTTGAACTTCTAAAAAAGAGGCTGCAGGCAGTACATGAACGCCAAAAGCCTGAAGATGCTCCGGTGCCATACCTTGCACAGCAGCTGCCCGCCATGCACCTGTATAAAGCCGATGGCAGCGATGCCGGTTTTTCTACCGTACGCACGTTTGCTATTGTAGCTTTAATGATACTGGTCATCGCTTGTATCAACTACGTGAACCTGTCAACAGCTCGTTCTATGCTGCGTGCTAAGGAAGTAAGCATGCGTAAGATCATCGGCGCAAACAAATTTCAGTTATTCATGCAGTTTATGGCCGAAACAGCTTTGCTGTTTATTATAGCCGCTGTATTTGCCTTTGCCCTGATGTATTTACTGCTGCCGCAGTTCAACAGCTTTAGCGGTAAGCAAATTACCTTCAGTTTATCAAACTATAATGTTTGGCTGTGTATTGCGGCCACACTGGCGGGTACACTGGCGGCTTCCAGTATATATCCCGCCTTGCTGCTGTCGTCATTTGAGCCGCTAAAGGCGCTTAAGGGCAAAATTTCAGCAAGTATCGGTAATGTAGCTTTTCGCCGCGTGCTGGTGGTGATACAGTTTTCCGTATCGGTAATACTAATTATCGGCACAATTATCATTGGGCGGCAGCTAAATTTTATGCTGAATAAAGATCTCGGCTACAACCGCGAAAACACGCTCACCTTCAATATGAATGATGATATGCACAGTAACTTTAACAGCATCAAAAATGAGTTGCTTAAAGATGCAAGCATTACGGCAGTAACACGCGCAAGCCGCAGCGTACTTACCGGTGGCCCCTCTACAGGAGATAATGATTGGGACGGTAAACCAAAGGGCGACAACCTTTGGTTTAACCAGTTACATGCAGACGAGAACTTTATTAAATTCTTTAACCTTAAAATAAAAGAGGGTGCTGGTTTCACAGGTACCGTAGCAGATTCATCTCATTTCCTTGTAAACGAAACCGCAGTTAAAGAAATGGGCCTACACGAGCCTGTAGTTGGCAAACGCCTGCGTATCCAAACAGTTAACGGAACCATAATTGGTGTTGTGAAAGATTTTCATTTCGCCAGCCTGCATCAAACTATCGAGCCAATGGTTTTTCAATACAAGCCCGAAAGCTGCTGGAGAATTTACATCAAAACCACCAACAAAAATGCGCAACGCGCCGTGCAGGCCACACAAAAACAGTGGACTACTTACCACAGCAACGGTATACCTTTTAACTACGCATTTCTTGATGATAGCGTTAAAAAACTATATAGCGATGATGAGCGGCAGAGCGAACTCTTCAACATATTTTCTGCTATAGCTATTGTTATCTCCTGCCTCGGATTATTTGGTTTAGCTACGTACTCGGCGCAAGTTAAAACCCGCGAGATTGGTATACGTAAGGTTTTGGGTGCTAGCATCAGCCGGATTATAGCCTTGCTGGCCACAGAGTTTATGGTACTTATCACTATCGCCATACTTATTGCCGTACCAATAGCATGGTACGCGATGAATCACTGGCTGCAAGACTTTGCTTATAAGATAAGCATTGGCTGGAGCGCTTTCCTGATAGCCGGCTTTGGAGCAACAGCAATCGCTTTAACAACAATTAGCATACAATCGGTAAAAGCTGCATTGGCAAACCCGGTGAAGAGTTTAAAGGAAGAGTAA
- a CDS encoding ABC transporter ATP-binding protein has protein sequence MIKITNLEKFYRTEEVETIALNKLSMEVNTGEFVAIMGPSGCGKSTLLNILGMLDDPDAGSYVFNGTEIAHFNERKRADLRKHNIGFVFQSFNLIDELTVFENVELPLIYTGVSSADRVKRVEEVLDKMQIMHRRNHYPQQLSGGQQQRVAIARAVVNKPKLILADEPTGNLDSSNGNDVMELLTDLNEQGTTIIMVTHSEHDARYSHRIIRLLDGQTVMENIMV, from the coding sequence GATAAAAATTACTAATCTTGAGAAGTTCTACCGTACTGAAGAGGTAGAGACCATCGCGTTAAACAAGCTGTCGATGGAAGTTAACACCGGGGAGTTTGTTGCTATAATGGGGCCTTCGGGCTGCGGCAAATCAACCCTGCTGAACATTTTAGGCATGCTTGATGATCCGGATGCGGGCAGCTACGTGTTCAACGGTACCGAGATAGCCCACTTTAATGAGCGCAAACGTGCCGACCTGCGCAAGCACAATATTGGATTTGTATTCCAAAGCTTTAACCTTATTGACGAGCTTACCGTATTTGAGAACGTTGAGCTCCCGCTGATATACACCGGTGTAAGCAGTGCCGACCGCGTAAAAAGGGTGGAAGAAGTGTTAGATAAAATGCAGATCATGCACCGCCGCAACCACTACCCGCAGCAATTATCGGGCGGTCAGCAGCAGCGTGTTGCAATTGCGCGTGCCGTTGTAAACAAGCCCAAATTAATACTTGCGGATGAGCCTACCGGTAACCTGGATAGCAGCAATGGTAACGATGTAATGGAGTTACTGACCGACCTTAACGAACAGGGTACAACCATTATAATGGTAACCCACTCTGAGCATGACGCCCGTTACAGCCACCGCATTATCAGGCTGTTAGACGGCCAAACCGTAATGGAGAACATTATGGTGTAA
- a CDS encoding ABC transporter permease, which yields MLRNYLKIGFRNLIKNKTFSLINITGLAVGMASAVSILLWIQNEVSFDRFHVNADRIYEVYNRSAFGGRIDTWALTSKPLAEELRAEHPEIEQSARTYDANFLLSSGEKHLNVHGNFTDNGFLNIFTFPALYGNSNNALTEPHTIVITRKLAIKLFGKENAIGQEVRIDSVDRFKVTAVLQDLPNNTKFSFEYLLPWSYLKQINKDDNNWGNNSCFTYVLLKPGVSLQTANNKIKNIVNPHVERKDTETFLYPASQWHLYAKFENGVPSGGNIDSVKLFAIIAGFILLIACINFMNLSTARSEKRAKEVGIRKVSGALKGSLVLQFLIESILISAGAGIIALCIVNYSLPGFNVLTNKQLFIPYSAPAFWLACTAFVVFTGVLAGSYPAFFLSSFKPVSVLKGSLKSANALITPRKALVVVQFTFAIVMVICTIIVQRQINFAQSRNLGYSNTNLVYTSMTGTTDKNYGPIKTELISSGAAVAVTKTSAPMTQSWSSTNDYTWQGKDPSAKLEVRMFNTEGDFTKTMGLKIAEGRDIDVSRYPSDSTAALINETAAKAMGFKDAIGQNITLPDPAKPQVWHVVGVVKDFIMESPYEPIQPMVIQGPKGWFNVINFKLNPSISTAEAIKRAEAVFKKYNPDYPYEYYFTDAEYKDKFFNEQRTRTLAGLFSSLTIIISCMGLFGLSAYMAESRIKEIGVRKVLGASSASIAALLSKDFLKLVIISIAIASPLAWYGMSRWLQGYTYKIAISWWLFVLAGAASILIAVITVSFQSVKAAISNPVKSLRSE from the coding sequence ATGTTACGCAACTACCTTAAGATCGGCTTTCGTAATCTGATCAAGAACAAGACTTTTTCTTTGATCAACATCACCGGTTTAGCGGTGGGTATGGCCAGTGCCGTGTCGATATTGCTGTGGATACAGAACGAGGTAAGCTTTGATCGTTTTCATGTTAATGCCGACCGCATATACGAGGTTTACAACCGGTCGGCATTTGGCGGCAGGATTGATACCTGGGCACTAACATCAAAACCACTGGCGGAAGAATTGCGTGCCGAGCATCCGGAGATAGAACAAAGCGCCCGAACGTATGACGCCAACTTTTTGCTTAGCTCGGGCGAAAAACACCTTAACGTACACGGTAACTTTACCGATAACGGCTTCCTTAATATATTTACGTTTCCGGCATTGTATGGCAACAGCAATAACGCGTTGACAGAACCGCACACCATCGTTATCACGCGTAAACTTGCTATAAAGCTTTTTGGTAAAGAGAATGCAATAGGTCAAGAAGTAAGGATTGATAGTGTAGACCGCTTTAAGGTTACCGCTGTGCTGCAGGATCTGCCAAACAATACCAAGTTTAGCTTTGAGTATCTATTACCCTGGAGTTACCTGAAACAGATAAATAAGGATGATAACAACTGGGGCAACAACTCGTGCTTTACGTATGTACTCCTGAAACCGGGCGTTTCGCTGCAAACAGCCAACAACAAAATTAAAAACATTGTAAACCCACATGTCGAAAGAAAGGATACCGAAACCTTCCTTTACCCGGCATCGCAGTGGCACTTGTATGCCAAGTTTGAGAACGGCGTACCAAGCGGCGGCAACATTGATTCAGTAAAACTTTTTGCTATAATAGCCGGCTTTATACTGCTTATTGCATGTATTAATTTCATGAACCTGAGTACCGCCCGCAGTGAAAAACGGGCCAAAGAGGTTGGCATTCGCAAGGTATCCGGCGCGTTAAAGGGTTCACTCGTGCTGCAGTTCCTGATAGAATCGATACTTATTTCAGCAGGAGCGGGCATCATTGCGCTCTGTATAGTTAACTACAGCCTTCCAGGATTTAACGTGCTAACCAATAAGCAGCTGTTTATACCTTACAGCGCACCAGCGTTCTGGCTCGCCTGTACGGCGTTCGTTGTTTTTACAGGTGTTTTGGCCGGCAGCTATCCTGCATTCTTTTTGTCTTCTTTCAAACCGGTCAGCGTTTTGAAGGGCTCACTTAAATCGGCAAACGCCTTGATCACGCCGCGTAAAGCACTGGTTGTGGTCCAGTTTACCTTTGCCATTGTAATGGTGATTTGCACCATTATAGTGCAACGGCAGATAAACTTTGCGCAAAGCCGCAATTTAGGTTACAGTAATACTAACCTGGTGTATACCAGTATGACCGGCACAACCGACAAAAACTACGGGCCGATAAAAACCGAGCTGATAAGCAGCGGCGCGGCTGTGGCTGTTACAAAAACCAGCGCCCCTATGACACAAAGCTGGAGCAGCACCAACGATTATACCTGGCAGGGCAAAGACCCATCGGCCAAGCTGGAAGTGCGCATGTTTAACACCGAAGGCGACTTTACAAAAACCATGGGCCTAAAGATAGCAGAAGGCAGGGATATTGATGTAAGCCGCTACCCGTCAGACTCGACTGCTGCGCTAATTAACGAAACCGCGGCAAAAGCAATGGGCTTTAAGGATGCGATTGGTCAGAACATCACACTGCCGGACCCCGCTAAGCCCCAAGTATGGCATGTAGTAGGTGTGGTGAAAGATTTTATAATGGAATCACCGTATGAGCCCATACAGCCAATGGTTATACAAGGGCCAAAGGGATGGTTCAACGTTATCAATTTTAAGCTAAACCCAAGCATCAGTACAGCCGAAGCAATAAAAAGGGCTGAAGCTGTGTTTAAGAAATACAATCCTGATTATCCATACGAATATTACTTTACAGATGCCGAGTACAAAGACAAATTCTTTAACGAGCAGCGTACCCGCACACTGGCCGGTTTGTTCTCCTCGCTAACTATCATCATTTCGTGTATGGGTTTATTTGGCCTTTCTGCCTACATGGCCGAAAGCCGTATTAAGGAGATTGGTGTACGCAAGGTGCTCGGCGCGTCATCGGCCAGTATAGCTGCGCTGTTATCAAAAGACTTCCTAAAGCTTGTAATTATTTCCATTGCTATTGCCTCCCCGCTTGCCTGGTATGGCATGAGCAGGTGGTTGCAAGGGTATACCTATAAAATAGCCATAAGCTGGTGGCTATTTGTGCTGGCTGGCGCGGCATCCATCTTGATAGCTGTAATAACAGTAAGCTTCCAGTCGGTGAAGGCTGCCATCAGCAACCCGGTTAAAAGTTTAAGGAGTGAGTAA